The genome window TCGCGATCGCCACACCTGCCACCACTCACTATGCTCTGATCACCACTGCCTTGAAGCAGGGCTACCACGTTTTAGCGGAGAAACCCCTCACTCTAGCGTTATCCGAATCGCAACAACTCTGTCGTTTAGCGGCAATGCAACAACGACAATTAGTGGTGGACCATACCTATCTATTTCATCCGGCGGTAGAGCGGGGGCGAGAGGTGGTGCATTCAGGGGTGTTAGGAGAGCTGAAGTATGGGTATGCGGCCCGTACTCATCTAGGTCCCGTGCGCCCCGACGTAGATGCGCTTTGGGATTTAGCCATCCACGACATTGCCATTTTCAATACCTGGTTGGGAGAAACCCCAACTCAAGTGCAAGCTCAAGGTCAGGTCTGGTTACAGACGCGATCGCCCAACCAAGATTACTTCCCCCAGGGTTTAGCAGATTTAGTTTGGGTAACACTGGTTTACCCAAGCGGTTTTCAAGCTTCGCTGCACTTGTGTTGGCTGAACCCAGATAAGCAGCGTCGCTTAGGGGTAGTGGGCAGTCAAGGTACTCTGGTATTTGATGAACTAGCGATTGAAGCTCCACTTACCATTCAACATGGTCAACTACAACCCCTTGCCAGTAATCAACTCAGCCCAGCAGAGCTTGCCCCAACTTACTACACCCCTATAGAGCAGCGTCGCGAAATTCTGAGCCTTGAACCTGGGGAGCCATTACATCAAGTCTGCACTCATTTTTTAGATTGCGTGCGTCATAATATTGCTTCGCCAATCTCTTCTGGGCTGGTGGGGGCTGAGTTGGTGCGGGTGCTAAATGGCCTAACTGAGTCACTTAATCAATCGGGACAACTAGTGCTGCTTTAGGAATACTGCGCCTGTGGCTAGGCTCCTTCAGTTCTGACTTGGATAACTGTGCCCCATCTATCACAGGTAGGGTGATTTCAACCGTTGTCCCTTGGTCTAGCCCAGCACTATCTAAGGTGATGTTGCCACCCATTAGTTCCATAAAATTGCGTGAGATCGCCAAGCCTAAGCCTGTGCCCTCAAACCGCCGGGTGGTAGTGCCATCGGCCATCACGAAAGGACGAAAGAGCTTCGGAACCTGAGTCGGCTCAATGCCAACCCCCGTGTCTCGGACGGCAATGACTACTCGTGCACCTCGATGCCCATTTTGAGTGCCTGTGGTCGGCTCAATCCGGAGTAAAATCTCAATTTTTCCTTGCTCGGTAAACTTAATTGCATTACAAACCACATTGAGCAAAACCTGCTTCAGTTTAGCTGGGTCTGCGTAAACGGCAATCGGTTCTTTCAAGTGAGGAAAATCTAACTCTAGGCCTTTCTGCTGAATCGGCACGCTTTGTAAAGCAATTACATCTTGGAGAATGGTGCGCAAATCGATCGCTTGCAGATCGACTGAGAGGGTCCCCGCCTCGATTTTGGCAATGTCCAGCAAATCGTTGATCACATCGAGTAAGTGAATCGCTGCGTCATCCGCGCGCTGCAAAAATTCGTTTTCTTCTTCGCGATCGTCGCAGCAGCCATCTCGCACCAGACGAATGCAACCAATAATGGCGTTTAAGGGGGTGCGTAATTCGTGAGACGTGTTAGCCAAAAATTCGCTTTTGAGTCGGTTAGCCGCTTCTGCCTCCCGCCAAGTTGCTTCTAGTTCTTCAGCGCGTTCTTCCAGTCGTTCCACCATACTATTGAGCGCTTTAGCCAGTTGATTGAGCTCCCGAATTCTAAAGTTGGTGGGAGCGCGATCGCTAATGCCTAGAGGCTCGGTGATGCTCAATGAAGAACTTCCTTCCGGAAGCGCCGAGTGAAGCGTTGCGTGCTGATTTGTCTGAGCCGAGTTGGTTAGATTGGAATCGGGTGAAGCAGTACTATCAGCCGCGCTCGCCGTGGAACTAGTTTGGGATGAGGTTGCAGTATGACGCTGCTGGATATGTAGAGCATAGTTGCCTAATTGCTCTAACGGTCGCGATAGTTCCCGTGCTACGTATAGGGTGGCCAGTAAGTTCGCCGCTATCAGCCCTAAGGTTAGCACCACTAAAATCTGCTTGATTTCATCGAGACCATAAAGGGCATTGTCAATCCGAGTCACAGCCAGCACGACCCAAGTATGGTTCTCGGATTGGTTAATGGGCACCCGAATTGGACTGTAGCCAGCCAGCCATTCGGCACCGTTGTCTTCAAACCCAAATAGATGCCGCACATCTGAGTTGCCGTCAACAACCGCGTTGTGCAAAATCCCCTCTAAACGGTTAGAATCCGCCTCCTGCCGAATATTTTTGCCAATTCGGACTGGGTCGGGATGCGCCAAGATTGTGCCATCTTGATCGATGACCACTGTGTAGCCAGAGAGCGAACCCGGTTTATCGCCCTCTTTCTGATGCAGCGCGGTCTGAACGCTAAGAGCATACTTGAGCTGCCCCTTGTCGCTGTAAACTGGCACGCTGAGAACTAAACCGAGCTGACCTTGCGGATGGTTAGCCTGGTTAATTTGGCTTGCTGGGGTGACATAGGCAATGGAGCGACCTGGCCTTAACTGCTTCTGATCTGGTGGCCACAACTGATTGACACTGCCAGCATTGGGAGTAGTCGCAAAAGTATCGGGCTGTGGAGTAGAGGGGGCTGTGGCAGAAAGCAGTTGTAGCTGAGTGCCACAGGTACTTAGGGCCAACTTTCTCGTTTGAATCTCGGTCAGCTGAATGCACTGAACTTGCGTGGGGATCGTTTGCTGCAACTGACTTAAAGATTGCCGAGCTTGAGCTAGCGAGCCTGACTGTAGAGCTGAGGTTTCACTAGCGGTAATTAAATTGGCTTGTAAGGCTGTGATGGAATCTTTGATATCATTGCCTTTTCGCACTGCACTTTCGGTTAGATTGCGGCGAGCTGTTTCTAATAAACTGGAGCGCGCCTTCTTGTAGGTCACAACTTCCCCTAACAACAGCACTGGAACGCTGAGTAGCAGAATGCAGGAT of Trichocoleus sp. FACHB-46 contains these proteins:
- a CDS encoding Gfo/Idh/MocA family protein, coding for MTNRIGIAVIGAGRWGVHLVRNFLEHPQARLVAVIDPDPERLAALRQRFNFDEQVILATDWSALPPPPELAAVAIATPATTHYALITTALKQGYHVLAEKPLTLALSESQQLCRLAAMQQRQLVVDHTYLFHPAVERGREVVHSGVLGELKYGYAARTHLGPVRPDVDALWDLAIHDIAIFNTWLGETPTQVQAQGQVWLQTRSPNQDYFPQGLADLVWVTLVYPSGFQASLHLCWLNPDKQRRLGVVGSQGTLVFDELAIEAPLTIQHGQLQPLASNQLSPAELAPTYYTPIEQRREILSLEPGEPLHQVCTHFLDCVRHNIASPISSGLVGAELVRVLNGLTESLNQSGQLVLL
- a CDS encoding sensor histidine kinase; translation: MAKLGQSSFRRVLLSCILLLSVPVLLLGEVVTYKKARSSLLETARRNLTESAVRKGNDIKDSITALQANLITASETSALQSGSLAQARQSLSQLQQTIPTQVQCIQLTEIQTRKLALSTCGTQLQLLSATAPSTPQPDTFATTPNAGSVNQLWPPDQKQLRPGRSIAYVTPASQINQANHPQGQLGLVLSVPVYSDKGQLKYALSVQTALHQKEGDKPGSLSGYTVVIDQDGTILAHPDPVRIGKNIRQEADSNRLEGILHNAVVDGNSDVRHLFGFEDNGAEWLAGYSPIRVPINQSENHTWVVLAVTRIDNALYGLDEIKQILVVLTLGLIAANLLATLYVARELSRPLEQLGNYALHIQQRHTATSSQTSSTASAADSTASPDSNLTNSAQTNQHATLHSALPEGSSSLSITEPLGISDRAPTNFRIRELNQLAKALNSMVERLEERAEELEATWREAEAANRLKSEFLANTSHELRTPLNAIIGCIRLVRDGCCDDREEENEFLQRADDAAIHLLDVINDLLDIAKIEAGTLSVDLQAIDLRTILQDVIALQSVPIQQKGLELDFPHLKEPIAVYADPAKLKQVLLNVVCNAIKFTEQGKIEILLRIEPTTGTQNGHRGARVVIAVRDTGVGIEPTQVPKLFRPFVMADGTTTRRFEGTGLGLAISRNFMELMGGNITLDSAGLDQGTTVEITLPVIDGAQLSKSELKEPSHRRSIPKAALVVPID